The Zingiber officinale cultivar Zhangliang chromosome 9A, Zo_v1.1, whole genome shotgun sequence genome window below encodes:
- the LOC122019718 gene encoding uncharacterized protein LOC122019718 encodes METQKSPSEKPRSVDPAMTSCRKKKSDDADFLEDLRDHIDEFIHASMDEHKNCFQKTIKKMFGMSRAVAQRNEEIKEADSLLPLQTTVSQESS; translated from the exons ATGGAAACACAAAAATCACCATCCGAAAAGCCACGTTCAGTTGATCCAGCCATGACTTCATGCAGAAAGAAGAAATCAGATGATGCTGACTTTTTAGAGGATCTGAGAGATCATATTGATGAATTCATTCACGCATCGATGGATGAGCACAAGAATTGCTTTCAGAAGACGATTAAAAAG ATGTTCGGAATGTCGAGGGCAGTCGCACAGAGAAACGAAGAAATTAAAGAAGCCGACAGCCTTTTGCCTCTTCAGACAACCGTCAGTCAGGAGTCGTCCTAG